TCCAACTCTGGCTTTAGTTCCCCTCTTGATTCTTCCACAGAGACAGAGAGTGATGAGGATGAGTTCCTTAACGAGTTGACTCGGAGGCTCACTAACTCCATTAACCTCTGCCCCCATATTTGGAAACCAAAACCAAATCATGGTCTTCTGCCTTGTGACAAAGCAGATACGGTACTACTACTAGTTCTCTTTTTTTGCATACatatttcttaattaattttattttagggCCGTATAGATAATAAGATTACAATTCGTTTAATGCAAAGTTAATATATTTTGGTATTGAAATCTGGTTGGTTACTGATAAATGTATCATGATTGTAGTTATGGAAGACCTCTAAATCCCCGCAATCcgaattggctaaaagaacaagGCTTCAACAAGAAACTAGTAGGGGATATCTCCAATTTCGGGCTACTCCTCAAAAGCTCTGCCTCAACTCTGTTCCCTCGAATACCAATAATCATGAATACCATTCAAATCAGGGCATATTATATCAACCACTAGATCAAAATGGCAATGGCAATGGCAATGGGCGTGCAGTCGGTTTATCTCCATCTGCTTGGCCTAGTCTGCAACAATCTCAACCTCATAAACAACCATTCCATGCTCCTTGGACCAGTCCTGCTATTCTGATGAATAGTAATTTTCCCAAACGAGAATGTTCGGGTACTGGCGTCTTCTTGCCTATGCCACGTCATGTTGCAACAACTCCTGGTGAGACGCCTCGAAAGAAGCAGTCTGCAGGTACATATATTTTGATTCTTATGCCAAAATTATTTTGTGACCCTAGAAACCAGAATGAAACATAACGAATTTGGGTGAAGTGTTaagataaataataataattaaataatgatgACTTtgttaatataattattatttttcctTAAATTTTATGTCTGAGAATAGAGTATATTGTGTAGTCTTATATAAATGCAAAGTCCTTAAGTATGATTTGATTTGGGATGCAGTAGCTGCGAAGCAAAGAAATGTAGCGACACAATCACAACAGAGAAGGGATAATAAATCAGGGACGGTGAAGAATGAAATCCGGCTTCCTCAGGAGTGGACTTACTGACAAATTGAGAAATTAATgtttaattaattagttattcTATTTATGTACAAGGAGAGGAGAGGCTGTCAAGTCAACTGTCATGGATAATAAAAAAAAGAAGATGAAAGTTGGGTATTGAAATTTATAGTGATGCTAGTAGTTTGGAATTGGAAGTAGTAGAAGCCAAGAATTCATAATAAAAACTTTCGTTTGTTTAGTGAAGGAAGGGGGGACCTTTTTTTGGGTTAGTGGAATAGCGGCATGTCGGTGCAGATTTACAGACTGTGATTGTCGGTTTCCCCCCTTTTGTTAGTATTTTATTTCAATAATATCTCCGTATTTAATAACGCCTTGCTTTTACTTTACATATTTCACATTTACACTTTCATCTTTTTTTCTTAAACACTATTGTAATGATGATACGATGAAATGAATTCTCTTTAATTAGAATGCGGTTTAATGCAACTCGGGCCTAtcttattaattatatttttttacttgtataattttatatttttacagtAATTACGTTTACAATGATGACGGTTTGCTGCCAAATTTGCTCTTTAATGAGAAACGAGAGACAGAATTTTAACAAAGAAAATAGGTATTAAAACAAATATAACAATAAATAGGCTATGAATCAATTTCATGTTAATCATGTCGTCGTGTTCCTGTTATTTTCATATGTTTACATTCATTAATATTTTGTCAAGTTTTCTTGTCTGCCGACTCGTGTATATGTAATGGATCTTGTCTCTTTTTTCTGTTTTTCCCGAATCATTTCGGATTCTTCATTTAATATTATGAAATATGAATTACTAACAGGGACTTGTGGTGCTAAAAACAATTTCAAAAGCAAAATATATCATAAGAAGTTAATAATTTCCTTAGGATAGAATTATATAAATGTGGGTCTTCCTTGACAGTTTTCACTACTCTCAACAAAGCGAGTTCTTACAAAACAGAATGGGAACATATCTCATATTGTGCCATGTTGGCCTGCGAGTGTAATTACTAATCAGAGAATTTATATATGACGTTTTAGTCTGCGGGGAGCTGGAAACTGAAACCTCATACAGAGGCTGTTTTTAACGAGTTCAGACCGGCGAGGTTGTTGCACTTTAAATAACAAATCTCTTACCCACAAAGCTGATGACGTGGACTCTGGACATTTTAAAAGGGATTTTTTCCATAAATATTCAAGTTTTAcgatttttttgtaaaaatatttttacTTTTTAGAAACTTATATCTATACTATCTATACTATAATAAATGGAATAAATTATAATTTGGTATGATTTTTTTGTTGATTTGGTTATCTTCATTTATAACCGTCACATCTTTTTAATGAAATGATTATGACCGTTATattcaaatactaaaaaaatatacACTACTCAAGCTCTCAGGTTCGAacccgccaacaacaaatatttatattattatttatacactattAAAACTCACACGTTCGAAACCCactaacaacaaatatttatattactACCTCCGTCCCCCTCATTTCTTTACGGTTTTTTTCACATGCTTGACACGTATtttaatcataaattctcctcccgtgggattcgaacctgtgaccaagagaaTAGTTATCCCTTCTTTAACCAACTGAACCAACCCTTGCGAGTTTCTTTACAGTTTTTTCACATGCTTGACACGTATTTTAATACAACTATAGAGTATATTTCagtaatttattttttaatttttttttgtataaaagtttgaatattatatttttatttagaaaaaaaatttaaaaaaaaataatgcAACTACATTTAATAAGAGCATTAAAGTGTGTGTTGAGCCCCCGTCTCTCAATTTAAAGAATTGAGTGGGGCGGAGGGAGTATTATTTATACACTAACCATGATTCGGGTTCGAATCtcgccaacaacaaatatttatattattatttttttatcgtaggtaacccgcagccgctacccttcgggtgcgcacgggataaaccctacgggctcacgcaatagtcTGCAAATCACGTCAatcaaggtaaaccgcatttaagcgacatgctttGATTTAGGaggtataatcataaattctcttcccgtgagattcgaacctgtgaccaagaggatggttatcccctctttaaccaactgagacAACCCTTGCGGACATTatcttattatttataaatatactaataaggtaatgatctaaaaagaaatttattataattttaaataatataaaaatattaatgaagacccgtgcatcgcacgggttgtAAAGCTAGTATTTGTAAAAATACGTTATGCGATTTGATAACAATTTTGTAGCCATGTTTCCAACTtgaatttcaaaaaatatttataaaaatacgtTTTGCATATTTGTAATCATATTTACAACATAATTTGCAACCTAAAATGCGACATAAAATGTAACTGGATACAACCTAAAAACGTTGCATAATTCAAAATAATTGCAACTTATTATGCAATATcatatttttgcaaatattttcggAATATGAtaatatttttgcaaatattttcagaagttgataaaattgtaataaatttcacaaaaaaatatatttttgataaatttcCTAAAATAAATCAAGATGTATAAATATGAAATAATAACTGGAATTTATGGATCAAAAGAAATAGAATTTAGATATATGATTGGATTTTGGCCTAATAAAATCAATATAGCTTCATGAAAATGGAAAccaattatatataaaaaattaagaTTAGCTAAATTACATCCTTATTATATAATATGAATAAGTGGGATCTTATCCAAAATATTTGGGTAGTTATGGTCCATGTACTGCCAATTTAAAATGGACCACTAAATCTTTAAACAAATTGATCATAGCCATTGGAtctaaaataaaagaatattctataatcaattataaatatGTACTCTAAATTTAATAGAATATCTTACCTTTTAATGATTTAAACCAAAAAGAGGTAGGTATCCTAAACTGCGTAGAATAATAATGCAAAATTCgtactaattttttttttcttcaaaatatgaATAATATTTTTTGGACAAACTTTTTAAACAATCACTGAATTCATCAAAATCTGATTTATAGATCTCAAGATATAGCCGAAATAAAATTAAATGAAATTCGgtattttttttttgtttaaactttaatttgtttttttaacaatttcaaattaaaaatattttttgaataaaacattCATGCATTGTACGCCAAagtaattgatgatatcaagcaaaaactatcaaaagttcacatcagaacttatatcaacggacgatgatgacatcaacggatgatgtTATCTACGGATAATgatttcaacggatgatgtaatcagtatttgtcatatcagttgatcttcgataaggaaaagaaaataggaactcaaggcggtgaaggactttatcaCAAAAGCATTTTATAGGTTTccttgttaatagaataggattccttatacattgtgtagttgtgctctatataaagcacagatttggttcatgctatatgcattgtgacattattatatctttcgcataacctagtagctctcaagTATGTTttttcatcctttcgagagagtattTTTGTACTAAGTTTTTATCAATTAATATAGAAACTATTGATTCTATTGaaactttgtcgaattgattgtattaactgtattgacctccctctacagttgattaatgGCCTAACCATTGGTATCAGAGGTTGCTGTTAACgtacaaacaatttaagatctgaaaataatcaaccatgtcagacaaagaagaagaaacacagaatccgAAGCGaccacccccagccacatcacagataagcagcaacatgagtaggtatgaagcaatcaaggtgtcAATCCTGAaaatacatgaatatccaatctggaaagttaGGATGACCATTTACTTGGAAGCCAcggatcctgaatatctaaaaaggatctatgatggtccttatagaccaatgaaggtagctgtttcGCTTGCAAGAGAACCaaagaagatgatagacaaagacaggaaTGACTAttctcctgaagatatctcatctatcatgaaggatgctaaggtcagacatATTCTGCatagcagtcttgatagtgttatgtctaatagagtcattggatgtaagacaacaaaagagatatgtgatgctttagaagtaaagtgtcaaggtacaaccgctatcaagaagaacaggaggacagtacttactcaagaatatgatcactttgactcaagggacaatgagtccttaactgagatctatgacaaatttcagaagttgttgaatgacttatcccttgtcaacaaagaatatcatttagaggactcaaacttgaagtttctacttgttctccctgaaaagtgggactttaaagtcacatcaataaggaaCAGCGTAATGGAGATTGTTTTCACTAACATATTTGTTGTAGGCACTCTATAAAAAATTCCCTCCTTGAGTCGGTCAAGGAAGGGGATGTACGTGAAAAGCTTGAAAACCTCCaagggtatgcctgatgattgaagcCTCCTCATGCATTCAACGGGTATCCTcattggggatgcggggttaacattggtgtgtgctttgggagctttATTCTTgcattcaacgggtgtcctcgttggacAACTTTGGAGTCATTCTGCATTTTGCACCGAAGAGCTTGGAATCACCTAAGCTGCTATATGGggggttatcctcattcgggggacagagACACATCCGTTATTtgggtgaaccgtggctatacctgcatTCGTAAATCAAGGAAGATAGTTGTAGAGGAATGTTATCCTTGCATAGGGGGGTGCATTATCCGTGAAATCTTACGATTTTgaacgagccttgggccttcgcggttgggccttaTAGTTGGATATTCataaagctagcggaagatggattttAGAAGGACTTCTACTAGGCCTAGGAATAACAAGtttaagcccattaggtttcttcTTTCCCAAGAACTAcatcaggcttgatccctatataaagggtacgtaggcacattgaaaGGGGTTGGAAGTTGAGAGCTAAAAatgagccaccactaaccctaatcaatctcagcccccaattcatcacaaccatCACACTCCACTTATTTTTCTAAGAGAAGAACCACCATCATAGATATTGACTCCGGAGATgaacctcaaattttgttgttaccaaattcctccgtcaagaaattggcgctagaaggaggggcttcTGATCAAGATCATAATCTTATGAGGAAAAGATGTCTTGCAATCATAATGGAagtgatagtgattctgaaggGGATGTTGAGCGCGGCTACACTTAATATGAGCCTTACATGCCCAGAAATGTGGCATATCCTCCACGAGCTCTGGATGTTGGAGGAACAATGCATGTGCTCATCAACAACAGTGATATCTTAGAGCAGCTGTATCGCATGAGAGATACCTTGAATAACTTTAATTCGAGGTTAAACACTGTGGAGTATGGCAAGACGAGGAGAGGCCATCGTTATCCATACTACAGTCATGCTGCTGGAAAATCTCCAGTGGTTGAAGGAAGCACCTAAGATGTTCACGGTCAAGCTAATAGAGGAAATCGTCAGATTATCCCGAGGCGATTGAAGTCTGTTAGGTCcataatcaactgtagaggggggggtgaatacagtttatgcaaataattcgAAAAATctttaacagaatcaacagtttttatattaacagataaaaactgattacaaacatACTCTCTCAATATGATGAACATATATCCTTGAGAGATGataggttatgcgaatgatataacaatattcataattcatataacatgaacctaatctgtactttatatagagcacagttacacaatcaataaggaatcctattataTTACAATAATGaaacctattacatatccatgtatgattgcttttgagataaagtcattcacctccttgaattcctgctttccttttcctcctcgaatatctactgaagtgacaaataTCGATGGCATCATCtactgatcatcaagtactgatataagtactgatgacgtcactctATAGTAAATACTGATACAAGTCTTGATAAGAACTTCTTGATAGTTTCTgtccagatatcatcaattatatctaacaatctccaccaacttgtgcattatgaaaatatgtacaagttccaatcgatgatgtcaaaactatctaaatacagtaatcaagtaaacatactcattcttacttcagtgaatatcatactttactcttcattcttaactctaacacagtctggaatcttcaagaaacttcctaTGAAGATTCtcttccattacatccaaataccattgcatcctctaTTTATGTTATTTCagttcatctgttgattcatcattctgatagatggcaTCCCTGAGATTATGTAACTTTGAATTTGCAAGAGATATATCATCCAGCTCCAGAAACCCAATTTTCTTTCAATCAGGATTAAAGGTTAAAATTTTagtccctagactcatttctatcttggctcctccaataggcatatcaacaacatactcagtttgatcaatgtactttggaatgtagttagaTTTGTAAGGCATCCCTCTCTGTTTTaactgtatcaggttctttatgaatACATACCATTTGGCAGTTACAGaattagttaccttgagaattgtagcaaTAGGTTCCAATTCCTTCCATGGTTTGCCTCTTAACTGTTCTTGAGTCAACCTTAAATttctcccagactccagaaaataaatcattttctctccagcaagatcaataataatttgaactgatatgatcttctgtaagtcttcaagcatcacattatCTCTAATTTCTGGCAAATTAGCATTTTTCCTTAAAATTAAAGCATCTCCTACAGATGGATCTAACTCGGGAAAACAGATGAGCCGAGTCTTccaagaccacttgtgattccCGGTTTTCTAGTGTGAGAACTTCCACTGTAAATCTGCTTTaatgtttcagaagaatctcttctaggtgctggtttcttgcttccccatagtagcttcttcttctcttcaagAGTAAGTTCTGGCGTATCAGAGACTATGTCTTTAGAATTAGGATTTAATTAATTAGCTTGAATTGGGTTTGAgaaatcaacaacatgagtagaatcagaggttgtgattggttgaataacaacttattctttattaacttgagcaatgtcataGGTTAATTTCAGTTTTTCAGCCCAACCAGCTCTatgaatcttccttctttgatgagcttaactgacttcttcttcttcttcttcaacaatttcatcagtatcaaaagattgAGCAACTTTATAGATTGGATCTATTAGTAATTGTAATTTAGTTgccttagatactgatttcttctttgcAGCAACTTTGGCTTTGGGCTTTGAAAGctttgacttctctcctatcttctctttccCTTTATTCTTCCTGTTAGCAGTTAAGATAGCTTGAGATCCGAGAGATCTTTCACCCTCTTCCTGACTTAACTCTCTTATGACTACATCTTTGgctggtctgttagaaggatcatctttaTAAAGATCTTGAGAGATAACAGCAGTATCAGTATTTGTTATCTTCATtaaattcttgaagtcttcctccatttgccttagttgttctagatcaactccaAGATTTTTTctttcaaagattcttctacttacctcagagtcaaatgcttgaatctttggatccttgtagaatagagttgtctttcttccttttactttcagagtttgaagatactAACTTGCTTCTGCATCATattctatctccagaataccttggtcttcatcagcagttGTAACTTGTAAAGTTTGTTGAGTTTTTGTAGTCACAGTTAGTTCTCTAACTATTCTTTCACTTTTCTtactttctccaccttgtctagattgagacctagtgattgcttttgataaATCACTAATTCCAACTAGCTATTCACCTCTTCTTCTTTCACTATCCTTTTATCCCCCCTTACTACCTCCataggattttcatcatcagtatttgtcaatgtcagctgcttgcatttagattgaacaattttctccccctttttggcatcatcaccaagcagtagagaaagaatcaacTCCATTGAATTATGTACCTTTGTAAGTTGTTCAGACATTTGAACTTgcttagcttccaatctagcttgattggGTTCAATTGTAATTTATCTGGCAATAATTGTTGCAATTtgcttctgaatttcctgattagtagtcttccttgaagcaatcaatgattctttgatccGATTCATTTGAGAAAtagttgcttcttgagctgtatgtaaggatcCGCCAACTAGAGTAGATGCTTTCAGATGagtcagcatatcaggattttgAATTCTTAGTTCAACTATTTCCAGATATTCAACAACatttgttctggaaataggatagGTATCATCCTTCCATTTAGCATTCCATATGGCATCaaaataatcctgcttcttcttggcatctaactctttcagttCTTGTTGCCTCACATGAGTAGGCATATCTTccgggaagaaaagatcatcctcaggatctataagaacattagaaatattagcttcttcaccatcattagattctccCTTTGCCACTGGATCGTGAACTATCTGCTGAACTTCATCGCCAGCTTCAGCATGTAAGATAGAATtagaaattggtgcagtatgttgtccagcagcttcagaagcttcaatACTAGCAGCAGtaaactccacatcttcaagaatcATAGATAAATGAACTGGTGCTTCTAAATTTACTTCCAGAACCTCAGTTCCTGTAGAGTGCTGTGGTGGACCTctaatggatgaaactttatgaatggactttTGTGCTACTACATCATCAGCAACAACATGGATTACATCAGGTGGTGAAATAGTAGAGTGTATGGACTGTTTTTCATAAAAAACAAGGATTGCtacatgtggtggaatagtagattgaatggactgcaagaaagtatcagtacttagacctgctGGGAGATTAGcagcacttggtacatcaga
The sequence above is drawn from the Apium graveolens cultivar Ventura chromosome 2, ASM990537v1, whole genome shotgun sequence genome and encodes:
- the LOC141708135 gene encoding uncharacterized protein LOC141708135 isoform X1, which produces MFPPSSQLAIYRYLYIHSLPCIGLNPKQMAHNLGDPEFWLPPMFLSDDSVSDFNNTELLVSDSNSGFSSPLDSSTETESDEDEFLNELTRRLTNSINLCPHIWKPKPNHGLLPCDKADTLWKTSKSPQSELAKRTRLQQETSRGYLQFRATPQKLCLNSVPSNTNNHEYHSNQGILYQPLDQNGNGNGNGRAVGLSPSAWPSLQQSQPHKQPFHAPWTSPAILMNSNFPKRECSGTGVFLPMPRHVATTPGETPRKKQSAVAAKQRNVATQSQQRRDNKSGTVKNEIRLPQEWTY
- the LOC141708135 gene encoding uncharacterized protein LOC141708135 isoform X2, translated to MFPPSSQLAIYRYLYIHSLPCIGLNPKQMAHNLGDPEFWLPPMFLSDDSVSDFNNTELLVSDSNSGFSSPLDSSTETESDEDEFLNELTRRLTNSINLCPHIWKPKPNHGLLPCDKADTLWKTSKSPQSELAKRTRLQQETSRGYLQFRATPQKLCLNSVPSNTNNHEYHSNQGILYQPLDQNGNGNGNGRAVGLSPSAWPSLQQSQPHKQPFHAPWTSPAILMNSNFPKRECSGTGVFLPMPRHVATTPGETPRKKQSAAAKQRNVATQSQQRRDNKSGTVKNEIRLPQEWTY